A genomic stretch from Enterobacter oligotrophicus includes:
- a CDS encoding YoaH family protein, which yields MFAGLPSLSHDQQQKAVERIQELMSQGMSSGQAIAQVAEELRASHTGERIVARFEDEDEE from the coding sequence ATGTTTGCAGGTTTACCTTCTCTCAGCCATGACCAACAGCAGAAAGCCGTTGAACGTATCCAGGAGCTGATGTCCCAGGGGATGAGCAGCGGGCAGGCGATTGCGCAGGTGGCGGAAGAACTTCGCGCCAGCCATACCGGCGAGCGGATCGTGGCGCGTTTCGAGGATGAGGACGAAGAGTAA
- a CDS encoding RidA family protein — protein sequence MTIVRIDAEARWSDVVIHNQTLYYTGVPANLDADAFEQTANTLAQIDAVLEKQGSDKSRILDATIFLANKDDFAAMNKAWDAWVVAGHAPVRCTVQATLMKPEYKVEIKIIAAV from the coding sequence ATGACAATCGTGCGCATTGATGCCGAAGCCCGCTGGTCTGATGTGGTGATCCATAACCAGACGCTTTACTACACTGGTGTTCCGGCTAATCTTGACGCCGATGCCTTTGAGCAGACGGCGAACACCCTGGCGCAGATCGACGCCGTACTGGAAAAACAGGGCAGCGATAAATCCCGCATTCTGGATGCGACGATTTTCCTGGCGAATAAAGACGATTTCGCGGCGATGAATAAAGCGTGGGATGCGTGGGTCGTAGCGGGTCATGCGCCTGTACGCTGCACCGTACAGGCCACACTGATGAAACCGGAATACAAGGTAGAGATTAAGATTATCGCGGCGGTCTGA
- a CDS encoding ATP-dependent DNA helicase, which yields MADDFSPEGQLAQAIPGFKPREPQRQMAHAVARAIDKAQPLVVEAGTGTGKTYAYLAPALRAKKKVIVSTGSKALQDQLYSRDLPTVAKALKYKGRLALLKGRSNYLCLERLEQQALAGGDLPVQTLSDVIILRAWANQTEEGDISTCASVPEDSPAWPLVTSTNDNCLGSDCPLYKDCFVVKARKTAMDADVVVVNHHLFLADMVVKDSGFGELIPEADVMIFDEAHQLPDIASQYFGQSLSSRQLQDLAKDFTIAYRTELKDTQQLQKCADRLAQSAQDFRLQLGEPGYRGNLRELLADKNIQRALLLLDDALELCYDVAKLSLGRSALLDAAFERATLYRGRLKRLKEINQPGFSYWYECTSRQFTLALTPLTVADKFKEVMAQKPGSWIFTSATLSVNDDLHHFTERLGIEQAESLLLPSPFDYEKQALLCVPRNLPLPNQPGAARLLAAMLKPMIEANNGRCFMLCTSHAMMRDLAEQFRATMTLPVLLQGETSKGQLLQQFVSAGNALLVATSSFWEGVDVRGDALSLVIIDKLPFTSPDDPLLKARMEDCRLRGGDPFDDVQLPDAVITLKQGVGRLIRDVTDRGVLVICDNRLVMRPYGATFLASLPPAPRTRDIKRAVRFLANPTAE from the coding sequence GTGGCAGACGATTTTTCCCCTGAAGGTCAGTTAGCGCAGGCCATTCCCGGCTTCAAACCGCGTGAACCACAGCGCCAGATGGCGCACGCCGTTGCACGCGCAATCGATAAGGCACAACCGCTGGTGGTTGAGGCCGGAACCGGCACGGGTAAAACCTACGCTTACCTCGCCCCGGCGCTTCGGGCGAAAAAGAAAGTGATTGTCTCGACAGGGTCGAAAGCTCTGCAGGATCAGCTCTACAGCCGTGATTTACCGACGGTTGCAAAAGCGCTGAAATATAAAGGCCGTCTGGCGCTGCTGAAAGGGCGGTCTAACTATCTCTGCCTGGAAAGGCTTGAACAGCAGGCGCTGGCGGGAGGCGATCTGCCGGTACAAACCCTGAGCGATGTCATTATCCTTCGCGCCTGGGCCAACCAGACCGAAGAGGGGGATATCAGCACCTGCGCGAGCGTACCGGAAGATTCCCCTGCCTGGCCGCTGGTCACCAGTACCAACGACAACTGCCTCGGCAGCGACTGCCCGCTGTATAAAGACTGTTTTGTGGTGAAAGCGCGTAAAACCGCCATGGACGCCGATGTGGTGGTGGTTAACCACCATCTGTTCCTCGCGGATATGGTGGTCAAAGACAGCGGCTTTGGCGAACTCATCCCTGAAGCGGACGTGATGATCTTCGATGAAGCCCACCAGCTTCCGGATATCGCCAGCCAGTATTTCGGCCAGTCGCTCTCCAGCCGCCAGTTGCAGGATCTGGCGAAAGATTTCACCATCGCCTATCGCACCGAATTAAAAGACACCCAGCAGCTACAGAAATGTGCCGACCGTCTGGCACAAAGCGCGCAGGATTTCCGCTTACAGCTTGGCGAGCCAGGTTATCGCGGCAACCTGCGTGAACTGCTGGCGGACAAAAATATCCAGCGCGCCTTGTTGCTGCTGGATGATGCGCTTGAACTCTGTTACGACGTGGCAAAATTGTCACTCGGTCGCTCCGCGCTGCTGGATGCCGCTTTTGAGCGCGCCACGCTCTACCGCGGACGGCTCAAAAGGCTGAAAGAGATCAACCAGCCAGGGTTTAGCTACTGGTATGAATGTACCTCGCGTCAATTCACGCTGGCCCTGACGCCGCTGACGGTCGCGGATAAATTTAAAGAGGTGATGGCGCAAAAACCGGGGAGCTGGATCTTCACCTCGGCAACGCTGTCAGTAAATGACGATCTGCACCACTTTACCGAGCGTCTGGGGATTGAGCAGGCGGAATCACTGCTGCTGCCAAGCCCGTTTGATTACGAAAAGCAGGCGTTGCTCTGTGTGCCGCGCAATTTACCGTTGCCGAATCAGCCCGGTGCAGCGCGCCTTCTTGCGGCGATGCTGAAACCGATGATTGAGGCCAACAATGGCCGCTGCTTTATGCTTTGTACCTCCCACGCCATGATGCGCGACCTGGCAGAACAGTTCCGTGCCACCATGACACTGCCGGTTCTGCTGCAGGGGGAAACCAGCAAGGGACAACTGCTGCAACAGTTTGTCAGTGCGGGTAACGCGTTGCTGGTGGCAACCAGCAGCTTCTGGGAAGGGGTGGACGTGCGCGGCGATGCGCTTTCACTGGTGATCATCGACAAACTGCCGTTTACCTCCCCGGACGATCCGCTGCTGAAAGCGCGAATGGAAGATTGCCGTCTGCGCGGGGGCGATCCCTTCGACGACGTGCAGTTACCCGACGCGGTGATAACCCTGAAACAGGGTGTCGGGCGTCTGATCCGCGACGTCACCGATCGCGGCGTGCTGGTTATCTGCGACAACCGGCTGGTGATGCGCCCTTACGGTGCCACCTTTCTGGCAAGCCTGCCGCCCGCGCCACGCACGCGTGACATTAAACGCGCAGTCCGTTTCCTGGCTAACCCAACGGCGGAGTAA
- the pabB gene encoding aminodeoxychorismate synthase component 1, which translates to MNMRFPTVITLPWRSDAAEFWFARLSHLPFAMLLHSGYAAHPYSRFDILVADPLKTLTTDDLSPTDDPLMQLQQEISALKLSATPNPDLPFQGGALGLFGYDLGRRFETLPNHAKEDIPLPDMAVGLYDWALIVDHHRQVVSLLSHSDVNARLAWLEAQKSAPADAFSLTSDWRSNMSRQEYAEKFARVQAYLQSGDCYQVNLAQRFQATYQGDEWQAFTRLNASNRAPFSAFIRLEHGAILSLSPERFIHLADGTIQTRPIKGTLPRLADPVADRLQAEKLAASPKDRAENLMIVDLMRNDIGRVAEPGSVRVPELFVVEPFPAVHHLVSTVIARLPGARTPCDLLRAAFPGGSITGAPKVRAMEIIDELEPHRRNAWCGSIGYVSLCGTMDTSITIRTLTACNGNLYCSAGGGIVADSQVEAEYQETFDKVNRILKQLEN; encoded by the coding sequence ATGAACATGCGCTTCCCCACTGTCATTACTTTGCCCTGGCGTTCTGACGCCGCGGAATTCTGGTTTGCCCGCCTGAGCCACCTTCCTTTTGCGATGCTGCTGCACTCTGGCTACGCGGCGCACCCATATAGCCGTTTTGATATTCTGGTGGCCGATCCGCTAAAGACGCTGACTACCGATGACCTGTCGCCGACGGACGATCCGCTGATGCAGCTTCAGCAAGAAATCAGCGCGCTGAAATTATCCGCTACACCGAACCCGGACCTCCCTTTCCAGGGTGGGGCGCTGGGCTTGTTTGGCTACGATCTGGGTCGCCGTTTCGAAACGCTGCCGAACCACGCGAAAGAGGATATCCCGCTGCCCGATATGGCTGTGGGGCTGTACGACTGGGCATTGATTGTCGATCACCACCGTCAGGTGGTTTCCCTGCTTAGCCATTCAGATGTGAATGCCCGTCTCGCCTGGCTTGAGGCGCAAAAGTCTGCACCCGCCGACGCATTCAGCTTGACCTCAGACTGGCGTTCAAACATGAGCAGGCAGGAATATGCAGAAAAATTCGCACGCGTTCAGGCTTATCTGCAAAGCGGCGATTGTTACCAGGTCAACCTCGCTCAGCGTTTCCAGGCAACCTATCAGGGCGACGAGTGGCAGGCGTTTACCCGCCTTAACGCCAGTAACCGCGCACCGTTTAGCGCGTTCATACGTCTCGAACACGGCGCGATCCTCAGCCTTTCCCCCGAGCGGTTTATCCATCTTGCGGATGGCACCATTCAGACGCGCCCGATCAAAGGCACGCTTCCGCGTCTGGCCGATCCCGTTGCCGATCGCCTTCAGGCAGAAAAGCTGGCTGCGTCACCAAAAGATCGCGCCGAAAACCTGATGATTGTCGACTTGATGCGCAATGACATTGGCCGCGTCGCGGAACCGGGCAGCGTGCGCGTGCCCGAACTGTTCGTTGTTGAGCCGTTCCCCGCGGTGCATCATCTGGTCAGCACCGTTATCGCGCGCTTACCCGGAGCTCGCACCCCCTGCGATCTGCTGCGAGCCGCCTTTCCCGGTGGCTCCATCACCGGTGCACCAAAAGTGCGGGCAATGGAGATCATCGATGAGCTGGAGCCGCACCGCCGCAATGCCTGGTGTGGCAGCATCGGCTATGTGAGCCTGTGCGGCACCATGGATACCAGCATTACCATCCGCACCCTCACCGCCTGCAACGGAAACCTGTACTGTTCCGCAGGCGGCGGCATTGTTGCCGATAGTCAGGTCGAGGCGGAATATCAGGAAACCTTTGATAAAGTTAACCGTATCCTGAAACAACTGGAGAATTAA
- the sdaA gene encoding L-serine ammonia-lyase, which translates to MISIFDMFKVGIGPSSSHTVGPMKAGKQFVDDLVEKGLLESVTRVAVDVYGSLSLTGKGHHTDIAIIMGLAGNMPDTVDIDAIPAFIRDVETRGRLLLANGQHEVDFPQDDGMRFRSDNLPLHENGMTIHAWNGEKEIYSKTYYSIGGGFIVDEEHFGKESAGDVNVPYPFKSATEMLAFCKETGLSLSGMVMQNELALHSKKEIEDYFANVWQTMRACIDRGMNTEGVLPGPLRVPRRASALRRMLVTTDKYSNDPMNVVDWVNMFALAVNEENAAGGRVVTAPTNGACGIVPAVLAYYDHFIEPVTADIYIRYFLAAGAIGALYKMNASISGAEVGCQGEVGVACSMAAAGLAELLGASPEQVCVAAEIGMEHNLGLTCDPVAGQVQVPCIERNAIASVKAINASRMAMRRTSEPRVSLDKVIETMYETGKDMNAKYRETSRGGLAIKVQCD; encoded by the coding sequence GTGATTAGTATATTCGACATGTTCAAAGTGGGAATTGGTCCTTCTTCTTCCCATACTGTCGGGCCGATGAAGGCCGGTAAACAGTTCGTCGATGATCTGGTCGAAAAAGGATTACTGGAAAGCGTTACCCGTGTCGCCGTGGATGTCTACGGCTCGCTGTCTCTCACGGGTAAAGGCCACCACACCGATATCGCCATTATTATGGGTCTGGCAGGTAACATGCCGGACACTGTTGATATTGATGCCATTCCGGCATTCATCCGCGACGTGGAAACGCGCGGACGCCTGCTGCTGGCGAACGGCCAGCACGAAGTGGATTTCCCGCAGGATGACGGCATGCGTTTTCGCAGCGACAACCTGCCGCTGCATGAAAACGGCATGACCATCCACGCCTGGAACGGCGAGAAAGAAATTTACAGCAAAACGTATTACTCCATTGGCGGTGGTTTCATCGTCGATGAAGAGCACTTTGGCAAAGAATCCGCAGGCGATGTCAACGTGCCGTATCCGTTCAAATCGGCGACTGAGATGCTTGCGTTTTGCAAAGAGACGGGCTTGTCGCTCTCCGGCATGGTGATGCAGAACGAACTGGCGCTGCACAGCAAAAAAGAGATTGAAGACTATTTTGCCAACGTGTGGCAGACCATGCGCGCCTGTATCGACCGCGGCATGAACACCGAAGGCGTGCTGCCGGGCCCTCTGCGCGTACCGCGCCGTGCTTCAGCGTTGCGCCGTATGCTGGTCACCACCGACAAATACTCCAACGATCCAATGAACGTGGTGGATTGGGTGAATATGTTTGCGCTGGCGGTGAACGAAGAGAATGCGGCAGGTGGACGTGTTGTTACCGCGCCAACGAACGGCGCGTGCGGTATCGTTCCGGCAGTGCTGGCTTACTATGACCACTTTATCGAGCCTGTGACTGCAGACATCTACATTCGTTATTTCCTGGCGGCAGGCGCGATTGGCGCATTGTATAAGATGAATGCGTCGATCTCGGGTGCTGAAGTGGGCTGCCAGGGTGAAGTGGGTGTGGCCTGTTCCATGGCCGCAGCGGGCCTTGCAGAACTGCTGGGCGCGAGCCCTGAGCAGGTGTGCGTGGCAGCGGAAATCGGCATGGAGCATAACCTCGGTCTGACCTGCGATCCGGTTGCGGGCCAGGTGCAGGTGCCGTGCATTGAGCGTAACGCCATTGCCTCGGTGAAAGCGATCAACGCCTCGCGTATGGCCATGCGCCGTACCAGCGAACCTCGCGTATCGCTGGATAAGGTTATCGAAACCATGTACGAAACCGGCAAAGACATGAACGCGAAGTACCGTGAGACCTCCCGTGGCGGTCTGGCTATTAAGGTGCAGTGCGACTAA
- a CDS encoding EAL domain-containing protein produces MQNAQTIIKKYRRKRVIVCGTVALLTLILTLGIRFISQRNSNQDRILEFASHTVHSLDNILLSLENSRDALLPLVGQPCPQAHLVLRKQAAILQTVRSIALIKEGILYCSSIFGTRRVPINDFQAVLPAAEPKLILSTDQWLLKGSPILVQWYPVSLSGQDGVMEIVNIDLITKMILEPQRPLITDVVLRVGDSFLRYGQQVTDKLTLSSNDARMQQASAHYPFTITVSSPGPGKMALKNLPTQLPLALMLSLLVGYIVWLATARRMSFTWEINMGLAAREFELFCQPLVNARTQDCIGVEILLRWKNPRQGWISPDVFIPLAEEHNLIVPLTRYVISETVRQIGYFPASSGFHIGINVAASHFRHAALLQDLNRSWFSARPIQQLVIELTERDALKDVDYRIVRELHHKGVKLAIDDFGTGNSSLSWLEKLHPDVLKIDRSFTTAIGTDAVNSTVMDIIIALGQRLNIELVAEGVETEEQSRYLRRHGVHILQGFFYARPMPLREFPKWLAGSTPPPAHHNGHIVPLMPLR; encoded by the coding sequence ATGCAAAATGCACAAACGATAATCAAAAAATATCGCCGAAAACGCGTTATCGTCTGTGGGACGGTTGCGCTCCTTACGCTCATCCTCACGCTGGGCATCCGCTTTATTTCACAGCGTAATAGTAATCAGGATCGGATACTCGAATTTGCCAGCCATACCGTTCACTCGCTGGATAATATTTTGCTTTCACTGGAAAACAGCCGTGACGCGCTACTCCCTCTGGTGGGGCAACCCTGCCCACAGGCTCACCTTGTGTTGCGAAAGCAAGCCGCCATTCTGCAGACCGTACGTTCTATTGCCCTGATTAAAGAAGGCATCCTCTACTGTTCAAGTATTTTCGGAACGCGGCGTGTACCGATAAACGATTTTCAAGCGGTTTTGCCCGCCGCAGAGCCAAAGCTAATTTTATCGACGGATCAGTGGCTGTTGAAAGGCAGCCCGATCCTTGTCCAGTGGTATCCCGTCTCTCTGAGCGGTCAGGATGGGGTGATGGAGATTGTGAATATCGATCTCATCACCAAAATGATACTTGAGCCACAACGACCGCTGATTACTGACGTTGTGCTGAGAGTGGGCGACAGTTTTCTGCGTTACGGCCAGCAGGTCACTGACAAATTAACGTTGAGCAGCAACGATGCGCGGATGCAGCAAGCCTCAGCGCATTATCCTTTCACTATTACCGTAAGCAGCCCTGGTCCGGGCAAAATGGCGCTAAAAAATCTCCCCACGCAACTTCCACTGGCGCTAATGCTCAGTTTACTGGTGGGTTATATTGTCTGGCTGGCCACCGCACGCCGGATGAGCTTCACCTGGGAGATCAACATGGGGCTTGCGGCGCGGGAATTTGAGCTTTTCTGCCAGCCGCTGGTGAATGCCCGCACCCAGGACTGCATCGGTGTTGAGATCCTGCTGCGCTGGAAGAACCCGCGTCAGGGCTGGATCTCACCCGACGTGTTTATCCCACTGGCGGAGGAACATAACCTGATTGTGCCGCTGACCCGCTACGTCATCAGCGAAACGGTACGCCAGATAGGGTATTTCCCGGCATCAAGCGGTTTTCATATTGGCATCAACGTTGCCGCCAGCCATTTTCGTCACGCCGCCCTGCTGCAGGATCTCAACCGCTCCTGGTTCAGCGCCAGGCCGATTCAGCAACTGGTGATTGAACTGACAGAGCGTGATGCGCTGAAGGATGTGGATTATCGCATTGTCCGTGAGCTGCATCATAAAGGAGTGAAACTTGCCATTGATGACTTCGGCACCGGGAACAGTTCCCTCTCCTGGCTCGAAAAACTTCATCCGGACGTGCTGAAAATTGACCGGTCCTTCACCACTGCAATCGGGACCGATGCCGTGAATTCGACGGTGATGGATATCATTATTGCTCTGGGGCAACGGCTGAATATTGAACTGGTTGCAGAAGGGGTTGAAACCGAGGAGCAGTCGCGGTATTTGCGTCGCCACGGTGTGCATATCTTGCAGGGATTTTTCTATGCCCGGCCCATGCCGCTGCGGGAGTTTCCGAAATGGCTGGCGGGGAGCACGCCCCCGCCAGCGCATCATAACGGACACATCGTGCCCTTGATGCCATTACGTTAG
- a CDS encoding CoA pyrophosphatase → MEKENLTLDDFLSRFQLLRPHVNRETLNSRQAAVLIPVVRREQPGLLLTQRSPHMRKHAGQVAFPGGAVDSTDASLIAAALREAQEEVAIPPEAVEIIGVLPPVDSVTGFQVTPVVGIIPPDLQYHASVDEVSAVFEMPLEEALRLGRYHPLDIQRRGHAHRVWLSWYQHYFVWGMTAGIIRELALQIGLKP, encoded by the coding sequence GTGGAAAAAGAGAACCTGACGCTGGATGATTTTTTATCACGCTTTCAGTTGTTACGTCCGCATGTGAACCGTGAAACCCTGAACAGCCGCCAGGCTGCGGTGCTGATCCCGGTGGTACGCCGTGAGCAGCCCGGTTTGCTGCTCACGCAACGTTCACCGCATATGCGTAAACACGCGGGTCAGGTTGCTTTTCCGGGAGGCGCGGTGGACAGCACCGATGCGTCGTTAATTGCCGCAGCACTCCGTGAAGCGCAGGAAGAGGTCGCCATTCCGCCTGAAGCCGTCGAAATTATTGGCGTCCTGCCACCGGTAGACAGTGTCACCGGTTTTCAGGTAACGCCGGTGGTCGGCATTATTCCGCCCGATCTTCAGTACCACGCCAGTGTCGATGAAGTCTCTGCCGTGTTTGAAATGCCGCTGGAAGAGGCCCTTCGCCTGGGGCGTTACCACCCACTGGATATTCAGCGTCGGGGCCATGCCCATCGGGTCTGGTTGTCCTGGTATCAGCATTATTTTGTCTGGGGCATGACGGCGGGCATCATTCGTGAGCTGGCGCTGCAAATCGGCCTGAAGCCTTGA
- the yoaE gene encoding CNNM family cation transport protein YoaE, which yields MEFLMDPSIWVGLLTLVVLEIVLGIDNLVFIAILADKLPPKQRDKARLIGLSLALVMRLALLSVISWMVTLTKPLFTVMDFTFSGRDLIMLLGGIFLLFKATTELHERLENRQHDDGHGKGYASFWVVVLQIVVLDAVFSLDAVITAVGMVNHLPVMMAAVVIAMAVMLLASKPLTRFVNQHPTVVVLCLSFLLMIGLSLVAEGFGFHIPKGYLYAAIGFSILIELFNQIARRNFIKQQSTLPLRARTADAILRLMGGRRQVNVQSDSESRNPVPVPEGAFVEEERYMINGVLSLASRSLRGIMTPRGEISWVDANLSVDEIRQQLLSSPHSLFPVCRGELDEIIGVVRAKEMLVALEEGVNVEAIAAASPAIVVPETLDPINLLGVLRRARGSFVIVTNEFGVVQGLVTPLDVLEAIAGEFPDADETPEIVADGEGWLVKGTTDLHALSHTLGVENVVNDDEDIATVAGLVIAVNGQIPHVGDVIELPPLHITIVEANDYRVDMVRIVKEQSAHDEEE from the coding sequence ATGGAATTCTTAATGGACCCGTCAATCTGGGTGGGATTGCTCACGCTGGTTGTGCTGGAGATCGTTCTCGGCATTGATAACCTGGTGTTTATCGCCATCCTCGCGGATAAGCTACCGCCAAAACAGCGTGATAAAGCACGTCTGATTGGCCTCTCGCTGGCGCTGGTTATGCGTCTGGCACTGCTGTCCGTGATTTCGTGGATGGTTACGCTGACGAAACCGCTGTTTACCGTCATGGATTTCACCTTCTCAGGACGTGACCTGATCATGTTGCTGGGGGGGATATTCCTGCTGTTCAAAGCCACAACAGAGCTACATGAACGGCTGGAGAACCGTCAGCACGATGACGGTCACGGTAAAGGCTATGCCAGCTTCTGGGTTGTTGTTCTGCAGATTGTCGTGCTGGATGCCGTCTTCTCATTGGATGCGGTGATCACGGCGGTCGGCATGGTGAACCACCTGCCGGTCATGATGGCGGCGGTTGTCATTGCAATGGCGGTCATGCTGCTGGCCTCGAAACCGCTGACGCGTTTCGTGAACCAACACCCGACGGTGGTGGTGCTGTGTCTGAGCTTCCTGCTGATGATTGGTCTGAGCCTGGTGGCGGAAGGCTTTGGCTTCCATATTCCGAAAGGCTACCTGTACGCCGCGATTGGCTTCTCGATTCTTATCGAGCTGTTTAACCAGATTGCGCGTCGTAACTTTATTAAGCAGCAGTCCACATTGCCGCTGCGTGCCCGCACCGCGGACGCCATCCTGCGTCTGATGGGCGGTCGTCGCCAGGTAAACGTGCAGTCTGATTCCGAGAGCCGCAATCCGGTTCCGGTTCCTGAAGGCGCATTTGTGGAAGAAGAGCGCTACATGATTAACGGCGTACTCTCCCTGGCGTCCCGCTCGCTGCGCGGCATTATGACCCCGCGCGGTGAAATCAGCTGGGTAGATGCCAATCTGAGCGTCGATGAGATCCGCCAGCAGTTGCTCTCTTCACCGCACAGCCTGTTCCCGGTTTGCCGCGGTGAACTGGATGAAATCATCGGCGTGGTGCGTGCAAAAGAGATGCTGGTGGCGCTGGAAGAGGGCGTCAACGTTGAAGCCATTGCGGCCGCGTCGCCTGCTATTGTCGTACCGGAAACGCTGGACCCTATTAACCTGCTGGGTGTGCTGCGCCGCGCGCGCGGGAGCTTCGTCATCGTGACCAACGAGTTTGGCGTGGTGCAGGGCCTTGTCACGCCGCTGGACGTACTTGAAGCGATTGCCGGCGAGTTCCCGGATGCGGACGAAACGCCGGAAATCGTTGCTGATGGTGAAGGCTGGCTGGTGAAAGGAACGACCGACCTGCATGCGCTCTCGCATACGCTGGGTGTAGAAAACGTCGTTAATGACGATGAAGACATTGCCACCGTGGCAGGGCTGGTCATTGCTGTTAACGGGCAAATCCCGCATGTCGGCGATGTCATTGAATTGCCGCCGTTACATATCACGATTGTCGAAGCCAACGACTATCGCGTTGATATGGTGCGCATTGTTAAAGAGCAATCAGCACATGACGAAGAAGAATAA